The following are from one region of the Magallana gigas chromosome 6, xbMagGiga1.1, whole genome shotgun sequence genome:
- the LOC105342389 gene encoding serine/threonine-protein kinase PAK 4 isoform X1: MQRYFTMFKKNKKRPEISKPLNFEHRVHTGFDPEHGKYVGLPPQWMGIIIPDQQTEWRKPVVDPSTITDMDIQPLKTIIRGSSSQLNGYHGGISVARSNSLRQSSPPQRRKYVPDSMYPVPEGQHDRSPNQDRIPPGYPTNGRGDPNFDQYPGEYRQDPRYPPPDHRRDPRDPRGQRDPRDYQRDPRDYQRDPRDHRGPPPPGYREGHMMAHDPRSEDFRGNDSFDRRGNDSFDRRGNDSFDRRGPNDSFDRRGHNDSFDRRQPNDTLDRRGPNDSFDPDRSREQDMSFPPAKYNHMPPGMPHGGRSPTRHPENFRHNQIDNGQGPNRHPGMQGFNKQPMPHHEGAPHPQQGYQPGPQKLGPPQQPSTKPPPPAGPVPEQQRLSHEQFRAALQMVVSPGDPREDLDNFIKIGEGSTGIVCIATQTSTGAQVAVKKMDLRKQQRRELLFNEVVIMRDYHHPNIVDMYDSFLVGDELWVVMEFLEGGALTDIVVNQGSSRMDENQIATVCKACLKALSFLHSNGVIHRDIKSDSILLSQDGKVKLSDFGFCAQVTQELPKRKSLVGTPYWMAPEVISRLPYGPEVDIWSLGIMVIEMIDGEPPFFNEPPLQAMRRIRDMPPPKLKNPKRVSPRLQGFLDMMLVREPSQRATAFELLQHAFLRGADKPTCLIPMMKSFRHSPC, encoded by the exons ATGCAGAG ATACTTTACCATgttcaagaaaaacaaaaagagaCCTGAAATTTCAAAACCTCTGAACTTTGAACATCGTGTCCACACAGGGTTTGACCCTGAGCATGGGAAATATGTGGGCCTGCCCCCTCAGTGGATGGGGATCATCATCCCTGACCAACAGACAGAATGGAGGAAGCCCGTGGTGGACCCCTCCACAATCACTGACATGGACATCCAACCCCTCAAG ACAATCATAAGAGGAAGTTCTTCCCAGTTAAATGGATATCATGGTGGGATTTCAGTAGCCAGATCAAACTCCTTACGGCAAAGCAGTCCCCCACAGAGGAGGAAGTATGTCCCTGATTCCATGTACCCTGTCCCTGAGGGCCAGCATGACCGGTCACCCAACCAGGACAGGATTCCCCCAGGGTACCCCACAAATGGACGGGGAGACCCAAACTTTGACCAGTATCCAGGAGAATATCGACAGGATCCCCGATATCCTCCCCCCGATCACAGGAGGGATCCTAGAGACCCCAGAGGACAGCGTGACCCACGGGATTATCAGAGAGACCCCAGGGATTACCAACGGGATCCTCGGGATCATAGAGGGCCTCCTCCCCCAGGGTACAGAGAAGGGCATATGATGGCACATGATCCTCGCTCTGAGGACTTTAGGGGTAACGATTCATTTGATAGAAGAGGGAACGATTCCTTTGACAGAAGAGGAAATGATTCTTTTGACAGAAGAGGACCAAATGACAGTTTTGACCGTAGAGGTCATAATGATTCCTTTGACAGAAGGCAGCCTAATGACACTCTGGACCGCAGAGGTCCAAACGATTCGTTTGATCCCGATAGATCACGTGAACAAGACATGTCCTTCCCACCTGCCAAATATAACCACATGCCTCCTGGAATGCCCCATGGGGGAAGAAGCCCTACGCgtcatcctgaaaatttcagacaTAATCAAATTGACAATGGACAAGGTCCTAATCGCCATCCAGGAATGCAAGGATTCAACAAGCAACCCATGCCTCATCACGAGGGG GCACCTCATCCACAGCAGGGCTATCAACCCGGACCTCAGAAGTTGGGACCTCCCCAGCAACCCTCCACAAAACCCCCTCCCCCAGCTGGGCCAGTACCTGAGCAGCAGCGACTGTCACATGAACAG TTCCGAGCAGCATTGCAGATGGTGGTTAGTCCTGGGGACCCCAGGGAGGACTTGGACAATTTCATCAAGATTGGAGAGGGATCTACTGGTATTGTGTGTATAGCCACTCAGACCAGCACAGGGGCCCAGGTCGCTGTTAAAAAGATGGACCTACGGAAACAGCAAAGGAGGGAGTTGTTGTTTAATGAG GTGGTGATTATGAGGGATTACCATCACCCAAACATTGTGGACATGTATGACAGCTTCCTTGTTGGTGATGAATTGTGGGTAGTAATGGAGTTCCTGGAAGGTGGTGCCCTCACTGACATAGTAGTGAACCAGGGAAGCAGCAG AATGGATGAGAACCAGATAGCCACAGTGTGTAAAGCTTGTCTGAAAGCTCTGTCATTCCTTCATTCCAATGGAGTAATACATCGAGACATCAAGTCTGATTCCATCTTACTCTCCCAGGATGGCAAG GTGAAACTCTCTGACTTTGGATTTTGTGCACAAGTTACTCAAGAACTGCCCAAAAGGAAATCACTGGTGGGAACTCCTTATTGGATGGCTCCAGAGGTCATCTCAAGGTTACCTTATGGACCAGAG GTTGACATATGGTCCCTTGGTATTATGGTGATAGAAATGATTGATGGGGAACCTCCATTCTTCAATGAGCCCCCTCTCCAGGCAATGAGAAGAATCCGGGACATGCCACCACCCAAGCTGAAGAATCCTAAAAGA GTGTCCCCCAGATTGCAAGGGTTCCTGGACATGATGTTGGTACGCGAGCCGTCACAGCGAGCAACAGCCTTTGAATTACTGCAGCATGCGTTCCTGAGGGGAGCGGACAAACCAACCTGTCTGATCCCTATGATGAAGAGCTTCAGACACAGTCCTTGTTGA
- the LOC105342389 gene encoding serine/threonine-protein kinase PAK 4 isoform X2: protein MFKKNKKRPEISKPLNFEHRVHTGFDPEHGKYVGLPPQWMGIIIPDQQTEWRKPVVDPSTITDMDIQPLKTIIRGSSSQLNGYHGGISVARSNSLRQSSPPQRRKYVPDSMYPVPEGQHDRSPNQDRIPPGYPTNGRGDPNFDQYPGEYRQDPRYPPPDHRRDPRDPRGQRDPRDYQRDPRDYQRDPRDHRGPPPPGYREGHMMAHDPRSEDFRGNDSFDRRGNDSFDRRGNDSFDRRGPNDSFDRRGHNDSFDRRQPNDTLDRRGPNDSFDPDRSREQDMSFPPAKYNHMPPGMPHGGRSPTRHPENFRHNQIDNGQGPNRHPGMQGFNKQPMPHHEGAPHPQQGYQPGPQKLGPPQQPSTKPPPPAGPVPEQQRLSHEQFRAALQMVVSPGDPREDLDNFIKIGEGSTGIVCIATQTSTGAQVAVKKMDLRKQQRRELLFNEVVIMRDYHHPNIVDMYDSFLVGDELWVVMEFLEGGALTDIVVNQGSSRMDENQIATVCKACLKALSFLHSNGVIHRDIKSDSILLSQDGKVKLSDFGFCAQVTQELPKRKSLVGTPYWMAPEVISRLPYGPEVDIWSLGIMVIEMIDGEPPFFNEPPLQAMRRIRDMPPPKLKNPKRVSPRLQGFLDMMLVREPSQRATAFELLQHAFLRGADKPTCLIPMMKSFRHSPC, encoded by the exons ATgttcaagaaaaacaaaaagagaCCTGAAATTTCAAAACCTCTGAACTTTGAACATCGTGTCCACACAGGGTTTGACCCTGAGCATGGGAAATATGTGGGCCTGCCCCCTCAGTGGATGGGGATCATCATCCCTGACCAACAGACAGAATGGAGGAAGCCCGTGGTGGACCCCTCCACAATCACTGACATGGACATCCAACCCCTCAAG ACAATCATAAGAGGAAGTTCTTCCCAGTTAAATGGATATCATGGTGGGATTTCAGTAGCCAGATCAAACTCCTTACGGCAAAGCAGTCCCCCACAGAGGAGGAAGTATGTCCCTGATTCCATGTACCCTGTCCCTGAGGGCCAGCATGACCGGTCACCCAACCAGGACAGGATTCCCCCAGGGTACCCCACAAATGGACGGGGAGACCCAAACTTTGACCAGTATCCAGGAGAATATCGACAGGATCCCCGATATCCTCCCCCCGATCACAGGAGGGATCCTAGAGACCCCAGAGGACAGCGTGACCCACGGGATTATCAGAGAGACCCCAGGGATTACCAACGGGATCCTCGGGATCATAGAGGGCCTCCTCCCCCAGGGTACAGAGAAGGGCATATGATGGCACATGATCCTCGCTCTGAGGACTTTAGGGGTAACGATTCATTTGATAGAAGAGGGAACGATTCCTTTGACAGAAGAGGAAATGATTCTTTTGACAGAAGAGGACCAAATGACAGTTTTGACCGTAGAGGTCATAATGATTCCTTTGACAGAAGGCAGCCTAATGACACTCTGGACCGCAGAGGTCCAAACGATTCGTTTGATCCCGATAGATCACGTGAACAAGACATGTCCTTCCCACCTGCCAAATATAACCACATGCCTCCTGGAATGCCCCATGGGGGAAGAAGCCCTACGCgtcatcctgaaaatttcagacaTAATCAAATTGACAATGGACAAGGTCCTAATCGCCATCCAGGAATGCAAGGATTCAACAAGCAACCCATGCCTCATCACGAGGGG GCACCTCATCCACAGCAGGGCTATCAACCCGGACCTCAGAAGTTGGGACCTCCCCAGCAACCCTCCACAAAACCCCCTCCCCCAGCTGGGCCAGTACCTGAGCAGCAGCGACTGTCACATGAACAG TTCCGAGCAGCATTGCAGATGGTGGTTAGTCCTGGGGACCCCAGGGAGGACTTGGACAATTTCATCAAGATTGGAGAGGGATCTACTGGTATTGTGTGTATAGCCACTCAGACCAGCACAGGGGCCCAGGTCGCTGTTAAAAAGATGGACCTACGGAAACAGCAAAGGAGGGAGTTGTTGTTTAATGAG GTGGTGATTATGAGGGATTACCATCACCCAAACATTGTGGACATGTATGACAGCTTCCTTGTTGGTGATGAATTGTGGGTAGTAATGGAGTTCCTGGAAGGTGGTGCCCTCACTGACATAGTAGTGAACCAGGGAAGCAGCAG AATGGATGAGAACCAGATAGCCACAGTGTGTAAAGCTTGTCTGAAAGCTCTGTCATTCCTTCATTCCAATGGAGTAATACATCGAGACATCAAGTCTGATTCCATCTTACTCTCCCAGGATGGCAAG GTGAAACTCTCTGACTTTGGATTTTGTGCACAAGTTACTCAAGAACTGCCCAAAAGGAAATCACTGGTGGGAACTCCTTATTGGATGGCTCCAGAGGTCATCTCAAGGTTACCTTATGGACCAGAG GTTGACATATGGTCCCTTGGTATTATGGTGATAGAAATGATTGATGGGGAACCTCCATTCTTCAATGAGCCCCCTCTCCAGGCAATGAGAAGAATCCGGGACATGCCACCACCCAAGCTGAAGAATCCTAAAAGA GTGTCCCCCAGATTGCAAGGGTTCCTGGACATGATGTTGGTACGCGAGCCGTCACAGCGAGCAACAGCCTTTGAATTACTGCAGCATGCGTTCCTGAGGGGAGCGGACAAACCAACCTGTCTGATCCCTATGATGAAGAGCTTCAGACACAGTCCTTGTTGA